The genomic DNA TCCGACAGCAAGACGGCGAGGATGATCAGCATAACTTGGGTCAACAAGGGCCTGAATCTCGACAAGCAGAGGGCGGCTCCCCTCCCAGACAACCATCACGGCGCTACCGGGCATAGAGTGGTCATGGTTGGACAAAAAGATGGCCGACGGGTTCTTTACCTCTTTCAGGCCAGTCTCGGTCATGGCAAAAACACCAAGCTCATTTACCGCACCATAACGATTTTTGATAGCGCGCATAACCCTGAAACGCGAGTCACTGCCTCCTTCAAAATAGAGCACCACATCAATAATATGTTCAAGTACACGCGGCCCGGCAAGGCCGCCTGATTTTGTAACATGGCCAACAAGAAAAATTGCAATGCCGGTCTGCTTGGCAAATCGCGTCAAGAAAGCCGCACTCTCCCGCACCTGACTCACACCACCAGGGGCAGACGGCACTCCGGCAACCTGCATGGTCTGAATTGAATCAACCACCATGACCAAGGGCTTTTCCCTGAGTGCTATTGCACAAATATTTTCAACCTGAGTTTCAGCAAGCAGCAGAAGGTCATCATTAGCCATCCCCAGGCGCCGGGCACGCATGGTAATTTGTTGAAGAGACTCCTCACCGGTTATGTATAAGGCCTTCACTTCCTTTAATTGACAGCAGACCTGCAGCAAGGCCGTGCTTTTGCCGACACCGGGATCACCGCCGATTAAGACCACCGAACCGCGAACAAGTCCACCACCCAGAACACGATCAAGCTCACCCATGCCGGTTCCTATGCGCGGCATATGATCAATCGCCACATCCGCCATTCGTTGGACCTTGGCGGCCTCTCCAGCAAAGCCCACTAACCGGTTTGCAGCAGAGTTCCCCTTTTCAGCTAAATGCGCTGTAGCCGACTCCGCAACACAGTTCCAGGCTTCACACTCAGGACATTGCCCCGCCCACTTACTAAGAATAGATCCACAGGAACTGCATTCAAAAATTGTTCTGTTCTTTGCCATAAATGAATAGGGGGTTAGGGGTTAAGGGTTAGGGGCTAAGGGCTAAGGGCTAAGGGCTAGACAAGCTCAGACAATACCTGATTCGCCACCGGCAACGCCCTTGCCGTTAGCTTCATATAATCGTCATCGATATCTATCATATCTTCTGCCAACAACTTGCGCAGCGTCTCACCATAATAGGAAAGCGGTTTTAAATCGAATCGTTTTTCAAGCTGATTGAGATCGACACCTCGCAACATTCTCAATCCCATGATAACAGTTTCTCGAAATGAAGCCTCAGTTGAAAGGCCTTCAGCATATTCATAGGCAGGCTCATCTGCGGCAATCAACGTTGCATATTGCCCCGGATTATCGATATTTTTAAACCTGATACCATCAACATACGAAACTGCCCCAGCCCCCACGCCTAGATATGTTCCGTTTTCCCAATAATTACTGTTATGACGGCAAAAATATCCTGCTTTTGCGTAGTTGGATATCTCGTAGCGAAGATAGCCATGAGCTGGCAGCATGGTCTGGACAAGCTCTTCCATGGCAACTATCTCT from Desulfobulbaceae bacterium includes the following:
- the radA gene encoding DNA repair protein RadA — encoded protein: MAKNRTIFECSSCGSILSKWAGQCPECEAWNCVAESATAHLAEKGNSAANRLVGFAGEAAKVQRMADVAIDHMPRIGTGMGELDRVLGGGLVRGSVVLIGGDPGVGKSTALLQVCCQLKEVKALYITGEESLQQITMRARRLGMANDDLLLLAETQVENICAIALREKPLVMVVDSIQTMQVAGVPSAPGGVSQVRESAAFLTRFAKQTGIAIFLVGHVTKSGGLAGPRVLEHIIDVVLYFEGGSDSRFRVMRAIKNRYGAVNELGVFAMTETGLKEVKNPSAIFLSNHDHSMPGSAVMVVWEGSRPLLVEIQALVDPSYADHPRRLAVGLDQNRLTMLLAVLHRHGGVSSYDKDVFVNVVGGVKVVETSADLALILAIFSSMRDKALPADIVVFGEVGLAGEIRPVPNGQPRLHEASKHGFTKAIVPSANVPKAKVAGMQVHGVKSLSEAIAVLAKIM